Proteins encoded in a region of the Mycoplasma feriruminatoris genome:
- a CDS encoding PhnE/PtxC family ABC transporter permease — translation MLNRKIIKDRNLFKIDNHYTKPPKRVFAISFTIGIIIFVILGFALAEERWDEFFGNFDKLTNLFGDFFKWDFNDWTQKHGLPNSFLETSFYNLGQTIKLAFVGTFLGIILCLPFSVLASRSIVSNRYVNNISRGFLAIFRTIPSFAMAMIIAGYFLTGYGSSVIGIIFFSFSVAGKLFYEKIEQIDTKVFTTMQATGANKFQSFKKAVLPQISTNLLSISLYTLETNIRYFSVIAIVTGLDSYGDLIRSTLDSSEFNKSGFLLTIFAITILLIELFIFLIRNYIIEEKDFLLEKKLINKIQKPYKNIDRLSNVQFYINYILTKQINEKIANTTDIKELEVLKLQKKKLIYEFKKQYKLDVKNDKEKYKKLFKENKESLFVKVDFVDHLVRIDKITKTKIANECLIVREQIKAQVENTIKIETEKFKKTLTPESVLKKMPKTYIKRIVFFAIILFLFIFLIKDVNFSLASGSSVKLANEKVLGILNINWESLYYANPLSSTNKTAQSYSVMYILWETLTIAILGTVIGAVFAYILGLLSSSKIVHPIIAKPILCLTTLIRAIPTYMYAYIFVFAVGIGPFAGSLALAVGTIGMLTKYYREVYETINFKIVNQLKALGLNKFQVFRYGIFSQTQNEIISYIIYRFEINFKEVATLGVVGAGTLGKLIKGYFEEGLYSEFGALVFGLIIFTLIVESISNTLRVKFLENKNPRWIDWLINKYQHYCFATYKATLKLFKKEQTMNYQQANAFNSYVKSKISLDKLDDKHISKKVIFLKNLNIDIDYNDKTLVNQKYKELIKIHKQYIKEFKNNRKLLVNNINNQSKNYLKTAKTNYLNSKLELDTQLVDLKNEIKSLESQLKTQTDSNKLNQLLEDQKAKLISIKDLLKSLKKDYKKTVLFTKQTRIIKLWNLDY, via the coding sequence ATGCTTAATAGAAAAATAATTAAAGACAGAAATTTATTTAAAATAGATAATCATTATACAAAACCACCTAAAAGAGTTTTTGCAATTAGTTTTACTATTGGAATAATAATTTTTGTAATTTTAGGTTTTGCTTTAGCTGAAGAAAGATGAGACGAGTTTTTTGGAAATTTTGATAAACTAACTAATCTTTTTGGTGATTTTTTTAAATGAGATTTTAATGATTGAACACAAAAACACGGGTTGCCAAATTCTTTTTTAGAAACTAGTTTTTATAATCTAGGACAAACAATTAAACTTGCTTTTGTTGGTACTTTTTTAGGAATTATTCTATGTCTTCCTTTTTCAGTACTAGCATCAAGAAGTATTGTTTCAAATAGATATGTAAATAACATTTCTAGAGGATTTTTAGCAATCTTTAGAACAATTCCAAGTTTTGCAATGGCTATGATTATAGCTGGTTATTTTTTAACAGGTTATGGATCATCAGTAATCGGAATTATCTTCTTTTCATTTTCAGTAGCAGGTAAATTGTTTTATGAAAAAATAGAACAAATTGATACAAAAGTATTTACAACAATGCAAGCTACTGGAGCTAATAAATTTCAGTCATTTAAAAAAGCTGTGCTTCCACAAATCTCAACTAATTTACTTTCAATTTCTTTATATACTTTAGAAACTAATATTCGTTACTTTTCAGTTATTGCTATTGTTACTGGGTTAGATAGTTATGGAGATTTAATTAGATCAACTTTAGATTCTTCTGAATTTAATAAATCAGGATTCTTACTAACAATTTTTGCTATAACTATTCTATTAATTGAATTATTTATCTTTTTAATTAGAAATTACATAATCGAAGAAAAAGACTTTTTATTAGAAAAAAAACTAATAAATAAAATTCAAAAACCTTATAAAAACATTGATAGACTAAGTAATGTTCAATTTTATATTAATTACATTCTTACAAAACAAATCAATGAAAAAATAGCAAACACAACTGATATAAAAGAACTTGAAGTTTTAAAATTACAAAAGAAAAAATTAATATATGAGTTTAAAAAACAATATAAACTTGATGTTAAAAACGATAAAGAAAAATACAAAAAATTATTTAAAGAAAATAAAGAAAGTTTATTTGTAAAAGTTGATTTTGTAGATCATTTAGTTAGAATCGATAAAATCACTAAAACTAAAATTGCAAATGAATGTTTAATTGTTAGAGAACAAATCAAAGCTCAAGTTGAAAATACAATAAAAATTGAAACTGAAAAATTCAAAAAAACACTAACACCTGAATCAGTGTTAAAAAAGATGCCAAAAACATATATTAAAAGAATTGTGTTTTTTGCAATTATTCTATTCTTATTTATTTTCTTGATTAAAGATGTTAATTTTTCATTAGCAAGTGGTTCATCAGTTAAATTAGCAAATGAAAAGGTTTTAGGTATTTTAAATATTAACTGAGAATCTTTATATTATGCTAATCCACTTAGTTCAACAAACAAAACAGCTCAATCATATTCAGTTATGTATATTCTTTGAGAAACTTTAACAATCGCTATTTTAGGTACAGTAATTGGAGCAGTTTTTGCTTACATACTAGGATTATTAAGTTCATCAAAAATAGTTCATCCAATTATTGCAAAACCAATTTTATGTTTAACTACTTTAATTAGAGCAATTCCAACTTATATGTATGCTTATATCTTTGTTTTTGCAGTTGGTATAGGTCCATTTGCTGGATCATTAGCTTTAGCTGTTGGAACAATTGGAATGCTTACAAAATACTATAGAGAAGTTTATGAAACAATTAACTTTAAAATAGTTAACCAATTAAAAGCTTTAGGATTAAATAAATTTCAAGTGTTTAGATATGGAATATTTTCTCAAACTCAAAATGAAATAATTTCTTATATTATTTATCGTTTTGAAATTAACTTTAAAGAAGTTGCAACTTTAGGAGTAGTTGGAGCTGGAACTTTAGGAAAACTTATAAAAGGTTATTTTGAAGAAGGTTTGTATTCTGAATTTGGTGCTTTAGTATTTGGATTAATTATTTTTACTTTAATTGTTGAAAGTATTTCAAATACATTAAGAGTAAAGTTTTTAGAAAATAAAAATCCTAGATGAATTGATTGACTAATTAATAAATATCAACACTATTGTTTTGCAACTTACAAAGCTACTTTAAAACTATTTAAAAAAGAACAAACTATGAACTATCAACAAGCCAATGCTTTTAATAGTTATGTAAAAAGTAAAATAAGTTTAGATAAGTTAGACGATAAACATATCTCTAAAAAAGTTATCTTTTTAAAAAATCTAAATATTGATATTGACTATAATGATAAAACTTTAGTTAATCAAAAATATAAAGAGCTAATTAAAATACATAAACAATATATTAAAGAGTTTAAAAATAATAGAAAATTATTAGTTAATAACATTAATAATCAATCTAAGAATTATTTAAAAACTGCTAAAACTAATTATTTAAACTCTAAACTTGAACTAGACACACAACTAGTTGATTTAAAAAATGAAATTAAAAGTTTAGAATCACAACTTAAAACTCAAACTGATTCAAATAAATTAAACCAATTATTAGAAGATCAAAAAGCTAAATTAATAAGTATAAAAGATTTATTAAAATCACTAAAAAAAGATTATAAAAAAACTGTTTTATTTACTAAACAAACTAGAATTATCAAACTTTGAAATTTAGATTATTAA
- the phnC gene encoding phosphonate ABC transporter ATP-binding protein, which yields MILFNNVNKVWPNGKQVLKNINLEINSGELVAVIGLSGAGKTTLLKTINKINDISSGEIIIDFDKTKEHYEVTKTRGKKLQKLRQKIGLMSQEYNNIPNKTVIQNVLNARVSSQKGIYKILGLFKREDKLIALNSLNKLSLLDYAYIRADNLSGGQQQRVALARTLAQQPFLIIADEPVSALDPILANQVMKDFKNINKKDGITVLINIHHVDLAKKYATRVIGLNNGEIVFDDVPSKLDADAMKRIYGE from the coding sequence ATGATACTTTTTAATAATGTAAACAAAGTTTGACCTAATGGTAAACAAGTTTTAAAAAATATAAATTTAGAAATTAATAGTGGTGAATTAGTAGCTGTTATTGGTTTATCTGGAGCTGGAAAAACTACACTACTAAAAACTATTAATAAAATAAATGATATTTCTTCAGGTGAAATTATCATTGATTTTGATAAAACAAAAGAACACTATGAAGTAACTAAAACTAGAGGAAAAAAACTTCAAAAACTTAGACAAAAAATTGGTTTAATGTCTCAAGAATATAACAACATACCAAATAAAACAGTTATTCAAAATGTTTTAAATGCAAGAGTAAGTAGTCAAAAAGGAATTTATAAAATTCTTGGATTATTTAAAAGAGAAGATAAATTAATTGCTTTAAATTCTTTAAATAAATTAAGTCTGTTAGATTATGCATACATAAGAGCTGATAATTTGAGTGGTGGTCAACAACAACGTGTGGCACTTGCTAGAACTTTAGCTCAGCAACCGTTTTTAATCATTGCAGATGAACCAGTTTCTGCTTTAGATCCAATTCTTGCAAATCAAGTAATGAAAGATTTTAAAAACATTAATAAAAAAGATGGAATTACTGTGTTAATCAACATCCACCATGTTGATCTTGCAAAAAAATATGCAACAAGAGTTATTGGATTAAATAATGGGGAAATTGTTTTTGATGATGTTCCAAGTAAATTAGATGCTGATGCAATGAAAAGAATCTATGGAGAATAG
- a CDS encoding substrate-binding domain-containing protein, translating to MKKLISLIGISLLATSATVVTVACGKRNNELRVVFVPSQNQTDVESTTASLEKLLTEELKKKADKRGSKFTKRVKVTTSQNYEIAGQSLANGNEDIGFLPINTYSTYRGEKQSDGTYNKLGVLLTAGRSGVTPETTLEDFKGTDQKFDNNKAIAEISNEVAFNLVKNYKKAVEAAKPTDDKDGYSKKMYDSSNPAGYYRSYVFANIPILKSIKVENDSEFSGKNYYETIESLFKNGNGNGNARKYQNLLKKLIQNPKVKIGIGKSKTSSSGFLYPILWLKNFVGLNEQEITKMLTEKDTDRRLVKALSFTDSATAIGDKDAKPESSPYAITFGFSDIRFRDRQTDGKTPEEVKKERNKEKEIFENSMVIGASQSIYNDGISYSKSNKSVFKDKQLLEDVRQSFVDLINENSEAKKVFKIYNHERYIVPGKEIDQEISKSNVNIESIKKLVKNINW from the coding sequence ATGAAAAAATTAATATCGTTGATAGGAATAAGCTTGCTAGCTACTAGTGCTACTGTAGTTACTGTTGCTTGTGGTAAAAGAAATAACGAGTTAAGAGTTGTGTTCGTTCCATCACAAAATCAAACTGATGTTGAATCAACAACAGCTTCACTAGAAAAGTTATTAACAGAAGAGCTAAAGAAAAAAGCAGATAAAAGAGGTTCTAAATTTACTAAACGTGTTAAAGTAACAACTAGTCAAAACTATGAAATCGCTGGTCAATCTTTAGCTAATGGTAATGAAGATATTGGTTTTTTACCTATAAACACTTATTCAACCTATAGAGGTGAAAAACAATCAGATGGAACTTATAATAAATTAGGTGTTTTATTAACTGCTGGTAGATCTGGAGTAACTCCTGAAACAACACTTGAAGATTTTAAGGGAACTGATCAAAAATTTGACAATAACAAAGCAATTGCTGAAATTAGCAATGAAGTTGCATTTAATTTAGTTAAAAATTATAAAAAAGCTGTAGAAGCTGCAAAACCTACAGATGATAAAGATGGATATTCAAAGAAAATGTATGATTCATCAAATCCTGCGGGCTACTATAGATCATATGTTTTTGCAAATATTCCAATTTTGAAATCAATTAAAGTTGAAAATGATAGTGAGTTTAGTGGGAAAAACTATTATGAAACTATAGAGAGTCTATTTAAGAATGGCAACGGAAATGGTAATGCAAGAAAATACCAAAATCTTCTTAAAAAATTAATACAAAATCCAAAGGTTAAAATTGGAATTGGTAAATCTAAAACCTCAAGTTCTGGATTTTTATACCCAATTTTATGACTTAAAAATTTTGTAGGATTAAATGAACAGGAAATAACTAAAATGCTAACTGAAAAAGATACAGATAGAAGACTTGTAAAAGCCTTATCTTTTACAGATTCTGCTACAGCTATAGGTGATAAGGACGCAAAACCAGAAAGCAGTCCATATGCAATTACTTTTGGATTCTCAGATATTCGTTTTAGAGATAGACAAACTGATGGTAAAACTCCTGAAGAAGTAAAAAAAGAACGTAATAAAGAAAAAGAAATATTTGAAAATTCAATGGTTATTGGAGCTTCACAATCAATTTATAATGACGGTATTTCATATTCAAAATCTAATAAATCAGTATTTAAAGACAAACAACTATTAGAAGATGTAAGACAATCATTTGTTGATTTGATTAATGAAAATTCTGAAGCTAAAAAAGTCTTTAAAATCTATAACCATGAAAGATATATAGTTCCTGGAAAAGAAATAGATCAAGAAATTTCAAAATCTAATGTAAATATTGAATCAATAAAGAAATTGGTAAAAAATATTAATTGATAG
- the asnS gene encoding asparagine--tRNA ligase, with protein MEIKQIFEQHSELIDQEVEIIGRVRSNRQGKFVSFMILNDGTTFTDLQVVYKTKTNGYEQALQARVSSIVKVIGRVVLTPEKQQKFELQADSIELIDQAIEDYPLQKKEHTTEYLREIAHLRAKTKTFNAIFKIRSSAAYAIHKFFNERNFVYVHSPIITSNDAEGAGEAFLVTTREDADYEKDFFGKKASLTVSGQLHAEAFAQAFKKVYTFGPTFRAENSNTAKHAAEFWMIEPEVAFADLKDNILLIQDMVKYIINYIFKHNRRELEFCNEHLENGLIDKLNNVRNSEFKVTTYTQAIEILKQAVADGHKFEVSDIEFGLDLGTEHERYICEQVNKTPTFVTDYPKEIKAFYMKQNPDNKTVAAVDLLVPGIGELVGGSQREDNYEKLIKRCNEVNIDIDQLEWYNNLRLYGYYKSAGFGLGFERLIMYITGASNIRDVIPFPRTPKNLLF; from the coding sequence ATGGAAATCAAACAAATATTTGAACAACATTCTGAACTAATTGATCAAGAAGTTGAAATTATAGGTAGAGTAAGATCAAACAGACAAGGTAAATTTGTTTCATTTATGATTTTAAATGATGGAACTACTTTTACTGATTTACAAGTAGTTTATAAAACTAAAACTAATGGATATGAACAAGCGCTTCAAGCAAGAGTAAGTTCAATTGTTAAAGTAATTGGAAGAGTTGTTTTAACTCCAGAAAAACAACAAAAATTCGAATTACAAGCAGATAGTATCGAACTTATTGATCAAGCAATTGAAGATTATCCATTGCAAAAAAAAGAACACACAACTGAATATTTAAGAGAAATTGCTCACTTAAGAGCTAAAACAAAAACTTTTAATGCCATTTTTAAAATTAGATCTTCAGCTGCTTATGCTATTCATAAATTCTTTAATGAAAGAAACTTTGTTTATGTACATTCACCAATTATTACTTCAAATGATGCTGAAGGTGCAGGAGAAGCTTTTCTAGTAACAACTAGAGAAGATGCAGATTATGAAAAAGACTTTTTTGGAAAAAAAGCAAGCTTAACAGTTTCTGGTCAATTACACGCTGAAGCTTTTGCTCAAGCATTTAAAAAAGTTTATACATTTGGTCCTACTTTTAGAGCTGAAAATTCAAATACTGCAAAACATGCTGCTGAATTTTGAATGATAGAACCTGAAGTTGCTTTTGCTGATTTAAAAGATAATATCTTACTAATTCAAGATATGGTTAAATATATTATTAATTACATATTTAAACACAATAGAAGAGAATTAGAATTCTGTAATGAACATTTAGAAAATGGATTAATTGATAAATTAAATAATGTTAGAAATTCAGAATTTAAAGTTACAACATATACTCAAGCTATTGAAATTTTAAAACAAGCTGTTGCTGATGGTCACAAATTTGAAGTTTCAGATATTGAATTTGGATTAGATTTAGGAACCGAACATGAAAGATATATTTGTGAACAAGTAAACAAAACTCCAACTTTTGTAACTGATTATCCAAAAGAAATTAAAGCATTTTACATGAAACAAAACCCAGATAATAAAACAGTTGCTGCTGTTGACTTATTAGTTCCTGGAATTGGTGAATTAGTTGGTGGAAGTCAACGTGAAGATAATTATGAAAAATTAATTAAAAGATGTAATGAAGTAAATATTGATATTGATCAATTAGAATGATATAACAATTTAAGGTTATATGGATACTACAAATCAGCTGGATTTGGTTTAGGATTTGAAAGATTGATTATGTATATTACTGGTGCTTCAAACATTAGAGATGTAATTCCATTCCCAAGAACACCTAAAAACTTATTATTTTAA
- a CDS encoding Cof-type HAD-IIB family hydrolase, which yields MLKNIKLIVTDLDGTVLHHGKLANDIDKPILQKAIDKNIHVTIATGQPYKSAKPRADLFDIGKHVDLVVLANGALISKISNFEPVYVNKIDNAIVNKMVKKLTELNICTVVFTATPADIYWNNIPFEVESMIKRNWFERFNKTICSVDGNFNFIDPVQIMIFVPQEKNKIFEDWFKAEKLDNYLTSMRNHIETIPIYEFTNITATKGTAIKKMAEILNVDINDVVVFGDNMNDITMFEEIPNSVAVGNAVDEIKQKAKYITDTNINGGVGQFIEKYILN from the coding sequence ATGTTAAAAAATATTAAGCTAATTGTTACAGATCTAGATGGTACTGTTCTACATCATGGAAAACTAGCAAATGATATTGATAAACCAATTTTACAAAAAGCAATTGATAAAAATATCCATGTAACAATTGCAACTGGTCAGCCTTATAAATCAGCAAAACCAAGAGCAGATTTATTTGATATAGGAAAGCACGTTGATTTAGTTGTTTTAGCTAATGGGGCTTTAATTTCAAAAATTAGTAATTTTGAACCTGTTTATGTTAATAAAATTGATAACGCTATTGTTAATAAAATGGTTAAAAAATTAACTGAACTAAATATTTGTACAGTTGTTTTTACAGCAACTCCTGCAGATATTTATTGAAATAATATACCTTTTGAAGTTGAAAGTATGATCAAAAGAAATTGATTTGAAAGATTTAATAAAACTATATGTTCAGTTGATGGAAACTTTAATTTTATTGATCCAGTTCAAATTATGATTTTTGTTCCACAAGAAAAAAATAAAATTTTTGAAGACTGATTTAAAGCTGAAAAATTAGATAATTATTTAACAAGTATGAGAAATCATATTGAAACTATTCCAATTTATGAATTTACAAATATTACAGCAACTAAAGGAACAGCTATTAAAAAAATGGCTGAAATATTAAATGTTGATATTAATGATGTTGTAGTATTTGGTGATAATATGAATGATATAACAATGTTTGAAGAAATTCCAAATAGTGTTGCTGTTGGTAATGCTGTTGATGAAATTAAACAAAAAGCCAAATATATCACTGATACAAACATTAATGGTGGAGTTGGACAATTTATAGAAAAATACATATTAAATTAG
- a CDS encoding alpha/beta hydrolase — MTSKQKRALIKKTGNKIFRSINVSFSKFSKLLESSVSFKKSQSKKHIYMNPEINKMNKIMRSFFKHKELEFRINDNLIPIKFKTSDSITISALKYITDHNSKKWIIVSHWFLGDKYWSLYWSKAFIELGYNVLVYDFRNHGDSEETPFVTMGLLESKDLIAAIDYLNKTEKIQAIGLVGMSMGAFVINYLTLTKQKFLEESKVKFIISDSTYASISSLLHQLQKLTIQRFFSKKYDIHIIKQILKKQKDITLSDWNNMNLFNKYEKQHIIPAKIPILFIHSIEDKITSHNDSIRLYLNRKKFNLNDEILIYETSKHCLSLKEHYYQNIYRILKFENKIIKDDIKTSIALEKMGITDKIILNNFNEKNEISTFFYKD, encoded by the coding sequence ATGACATCTAAACAAAAAAGAGCTCTTATTAAAAAAACTGGTAATAAGATATTTCGATCGATAAACGTTTCATTTTCTAAGTTTTCTAAGTTATTAGAAAGTTCAGTTTCTTTTAAAAAATCTCAATCTAAAAAGCATATTTATATGAATCCTGAAATCAATAAAATGAATAAGATTATGAGATCATTTTTTAAACATAAAGAACTAGAATTTAGAATCAATGATAACTTAATTCCAATTAAATTTAAAACTAGTGATAGTATAACAATTTCAGCACTTAAATATATAACTGATCATAATTCTAAAAAATGAATTATTGTTAGCCACTGATTTTTAGGTGATAAATATTGAAGTTTATATTGATCTAAAGCTTTTATTGAACTTGGATATAATGTTTTAGTTTATGATTTTAGAAATCACGGTGATTCAGAAGAAACACCTTTTGTAACAATGGGTCTATTAGAAAGTAAAGATCTAATTGCAGCAATCGATTATTTAAATAAAACTGAAAAAATTCAAGCTATAGGTTTAGTTGGAATGAGCATGGGAGCTTTTGTAATTAACTATTTAACTTTAACAAAACAAAAGTTTTTAGAAGAAAGTAAAGTTAAATTTATTATTAGTGATAGTACTTATGCAAGTATTAGTTCTTTATTACATCAATTACAAAAATTAACAATACAAAGATTTTTTTCAAAAAAATATGACATTCATATAATTAAACAAATTTTAAAAAAACAAAAAGATATTACATTATCTGATTGAAATAATATGAATTTGTTTAATAAATATGAAAAGCAACATATTATTCCAGCAAAAATTCCTATTTTATTTATTCACTCAATTGAAGATAAAATTACATCTCATAATGATTCAATAAGACTGTATTTAAATAGGAAAAAATTTAATTTAAATGATGAGATTTTAATATATGAAACTTCTAAACATTGTTTAAGTTTAAAAGAGCATTATTATCAAAATATTTATAGAATTTTAAAGTTTGAAAACAAAATTATTAAAGATGATATTAAAACAAGCATAGCATTAGAAAAGATGGGTATTACTGATAAAATCATCTTAAATAACTTTAACGAAAAAAATGAAATTTCAACATTTTTTTACAAAGACTAA
- the tsaD gene encoding tRNA (adenosine(37)-N6)-threonylcarbamoyltransferase complex transferase subunit TsaD — translation MKILAIESSCDEFSVSVIDNNKILTNVISSQIKDHQMFGGVVPELAARLHVQNFNWVLKAALSQANLKIEDIDYVAYTKSPGLIGSLIVGKLVAETISLYINKPLLALDHIQGHIFGAAIENEFVYPVLAMVVSGGHTQIELINSADDFKIIGSTRDDAIGECYDKVARVLGLSYPGGPILDKLAAKGNKDAYLLPILKDDNTYDFSYSGLKTACINLIHNLNQKNQEINLEDFAASFQYTATSIIEKKLEKAIKEFNPKTLTVAGGVSANSEIRKIILNLGQKYNIKNTFVPKMSYCTDNAAMIAKLAYEKILLKNKEL, via the coding sequence ATGAAAATTTTAGCTATTGAGTCAAGCTGTGATGAATTTTCAGTTTCAGTTATAGATAATAATAAAATTCTAACTAATGTTATTTCTTCACAAATAAAAGATCATCAAATGTTTGGTGGAGTAGTTCCTGAATTAGCAGCAAGATTACATGTTCAAAATTTTAATTGAGTTTTAAAAGCAGCATTAAGCCAAGCTAATTTAAAAATAGAAGATATTGATTATGTAGCTTATACTAAATCTCCAGGTTTGATTGGATCATTAATTGTTGGAAAATTAGTAGCTGAAACTATTAGTTTATATATTAATAAACCATTATTAGCTTTAGATCATATTCAAGGTCATATATTTGGTGCTGCTATTGAAAATGAGTTTGTTTATCCAGTTTTAGCAATGGTAGTTTCTGGTGGTCATACTCAAATTGAATTAATTAATTCAGCAGATGATTTTAAAATCATTGGTTCAACTAGAGATGATGCAATTGGTGAGTGTTATGACAAAGTAGCTAGAGTTTTAGGATTAAGTTATCCTGGTGGTCCTATTTTAGATAAATTAGCAGCTAAAGGAAATAAAGATGCTTATTTATTACCTATTTTAAAAGATGATAATACTTATGATTTTTCTTATTCTGGATTAAAAACTGCATGTATTAATTTGATTCATAATTTAAATCAAAAAAATCAAGAAATTAATTTAGAAGATTTTGCAGCAAGTTTTCAATATACAGCAACAAGTATTATTGAAAAAAAATTAGAAAAAGCTATTAAAGAATTTAATCCAAAAACTTTAACAGTAGCTGGTGGAGTAAGTGCTAATAGTGAAATTAGAAAAATAATTTTAAACTTAGGTCAAAAATATAATATTAAAAATACATTTGTTCCTAAAATGAGTTATTGTACTGATAATGCTGCAATGATTGCTAAATTAGCATACGAAAAAATTCTTTTAAAAAATAAAGAACTATAA
- a CDS encoding DUF2188 domain-containing protein: MAEKQQATVYHVTPYDGKWQVKGVGNSRPTKLFDTQKEAIAYANELTKKRQGSVIIHRTTGQVRDSINNKEKKK; the protein is encoded by the coding sequence ATGGCTGAAAAACAACAAGCAACAGTTTATCATGTGACACCATATGATGGTAAATGACAAGTAAAAGGTGTAGGAAACTCACGTCCTACTAAATTATTTGACACACAAAAAGAAGCCATTGCTTATGCTAATGAACTAACAAAAAAACGCCAAGGTTCAGTAATTATTCACAGAACAACAGGACAAGTTAGAGATAGTATTAATAACAAAGAAAAGAAAAAATAA
- the mnmE gene encoding tRNA uridine-5-carboxymethylaminomethyl(34) synthesis GTPase MnmE, translating into MLVNDTIVAPATNISTQAIALIRVSGSDAFLIVNKLIKDKKLEEKRGLFLRKLYFENELIDEVVLSCFVCPNSFTGENVVEIACHGGILNTNRIINILIQSGARMALRGEFSQRSFLNGKIDLIQAEGINNLIHAKNELALKIGVANMSGSNNKAIIELKDNLLDIISRIQVSIDYPDYDDVEGSSIEDLTKLLEVINDQINKLLIRSKMAFKNSEGIKTAIIGQTNVGKSSILNALINEDKAIVTDIPGTTRDIVEGQINLENVSLNLIDTAGIRKTSDVVENLGIIKSKNLINEADLVLFVVNNENINDSDNQEIFELLKNKTYILIVNKAENLTKTQKTDLEKKYENIVFTSAINHDIDQLVTKINQMYLNEEISKNDELILIGLNQITLVEQIKNKLSTALGVIKSGMPIDIVNVDLYDAWNLLNELIGVEYEDEIIDNIFRKYCLGK; encoded by the coding sequence ATGTTAGTAAATGATACTATAGTTGCTCCAGCTACAAATATTTCAACACAAGCAATTGCTTTAATTAGAGTTAGTGGATCTGATGCTTTTTTAATTGTTAATAAGTTAATTAAAGATAAAAAACTAGAAGAAAAAAGAGGTTTATTTTTAAGAAAATTATATTTTGAAAATGAATTAATTGATGAAGTAGTTTTATCTTGTTTTGTTTGTCCTAATTCTTTTACTGGTGAAAATGTTGTTGAAATTGCTTGTCATGGAGGAATTTTAAACACTAATAGAATCATCAATATTTTAATTCAATCTGGAGCTAGAATGGCTTTAAGAGGAGAATTTAGTCAACGCTCTTTTTTAAATGGAAAAATAGATTTAATTCAAGCTGAAGGAATCAATAATTTAATTCATGCTAAAAATGAATTAGCTTTAAAAATTGGTGTTGCTAATATGAGTGGATCGAATAATAAAGCAATTATTGAATTAAAAGATAATTTATTAGATATTATTAGCCGTATTCAAGTTTCAATTGATTATCCTGATTATGATGATGTTGAAGGATCAAGTATAGAAGATCTAACTAAATTATTAGAAGTGATTAATGATCAAATTAATAAACTTTTAATAAGATCTAAAATGGCTTTTAAAAACTCTGAAGGTATAAAAACTGCAATTATTGGTCAAACTAATGTTGGAAAATCATCAATTTTAAATGCTTTGATTAATGAAGATAAAGCAATTGTTACAGATATTCCTGGAACTACTAGAGATATAGTTGAAGGACAAATTAATTTAGAAAATGTTAGTTTAAATTTAATTGATACAGCAGGAATTAGAAAGACTAGTGATGTTGTTGAAAATTTAGGAATTATAAAATCTAAAAATTTAATTAATGAAGCAGATCTAGTTTTGTTTGTTGTTAATAATGAAAATATTAATGATTCTGATAATCAAGAAATTTTTGAACTATTAAAAAATAAAACTTATATTTTAATTGTTAATAAAGCTGAAAATTTAACTAAAACTCAAAAAACTGATTTAGAAAAAAAATATGAAAATATTGTATTTACTAGTGCTATAAATCATGATATTGATCAATTAGTTACAAAAATTAATCAAATGTATTTAAATGAAGAAATTAGTAAAAATGATGAATTAATTTTAATTGGATTAAACCAAATTACTTTAGTTGAACAAATTAAAAATAAACTTTCAACAGCTTTAGGTGTAATTAAATCAGGTATGCCAATTGATATAGTTAATGTTGATTTATATGATGCTTGAAATTTATTAAATGAACTAATTGGTGTTGAATATGAAGATGAAATTATTGATAACATCTTTAGAAAATATTGTTTAGGTAAATAA